The DNA window GAAGCGGTCGCTGGTGCGGCCGATCGTGGCCGAGCTACAGCGCAAGTACGGCGTCAGCGCGGCCGAGGTCGGAAACCAGCAGCTGCACCGCAGGGCCGAGATCGGCTGTGCGGTGGTGTCCGGCGATGCCGGGCACATCGGGGAGATCCTGGACAGCTGCGAGCGGCTGGTCGCCGGCCGCCCCGAGGTGGAACTGCTCTCCGTACGGAGGCGGTTCCACGGCGACGACGATTGAGAGACCGAACGCGCCCCACGGCCCGGGGCGCGGGCCGGTACGTTGGGGCAGGGGCTCGTACCGCGCCCACTGCACGAGGAGGACACGTGACCGACACCGCGAGGGCGCGCAAGCTCGCCGACCGCATTCAGGTGGTCGTCGCGGAGACCCTGGAGCGGCGGATCAAGGACCCGCGCCTGGGCTTCGTGACCATCACCGACACCCGGGTCACCGGGGACCTGCGGGAGGCCACCGTCTTCTACACGGTCTACGGCGACGAGACCGAGCAGGCCGCCACGGCGGCCGCGCTGGAGAGCGCCAAGGGCATCCTGCGCTCCGAGGTCGGACGGCAGACCGGGGTGCGCTTCACCCCGTCCCTGACGTTCGTCGCGGATGCCGTGCCGGACAACGCGCGCCACATCGACGAGCTGCTGGACCGGGCCCGGATCTCCGACGCCCGGGTGCGGACCGCTGCGGCCGGCGCCAGCTACGCCGGCGAGGCGGACCCGTACCGCAGTCCCGACGCCGACGACGACGAGGACGCATAGCCATGACCGGCGAGCCGTCGGCGGCCGCCACCGGGGCACCCTCCACCGTTCGGGCGGAGGGTGCCCGCGCCATGCCCGGGGACTCCTCGGGCGTACCGCGACCGCGCACCGCCGCCGAGTCGGCGGGCAGGCCGGCCGCTCCGGGCGAGCGGGACTGGACCGAGGTGCTGGCGCTGGTCGGCGAGGCCCGGGAGATCGACCTGATCTGCCATGTCTGCCCGGACGGCGATGCGCTGGGCTCGGCGCTGGCCGCCGGTCTCGCGCTGCGCTCGCTGGGCGCCACGGTGCGGGTCTCCTTCGGGGACGACCCGCAGGTGGTGCCCGCCTCACTGGCCTTTCTGCCCGGCCAGGAACTGCTGGTCCCGGCGGCCGAGGTGCCGGACCGGCCCGACCTGGTGATCACCTTCGATGTCGCCGCCGAGGGCCGCCTGGGCCTGCTGCGGGAGAAGGCGCTCGCCGCCCGGGCCATGGTGGTGATCGACCACCACGCCTCCAACCCCGGCTTCGGCACCCACCGGCTGATCGACCCCGCCGCACCCGCCACCGCCGTGCTGGTGGACGAGCTGCTGCGGCGGCTCGGGGTGCCCCTCGACCAGCCGATCGCGACCTGCCTCTACACCGGCGTGGCCAGCGACACCGGCTCCTTCAAGTACCGGGCCACCACCCCGGCCACCCATGAGTTCGCCGGTCGGCTGCTGGCCACCGGCATCCGGCACGACCTGATCTCCCGCACCCTCTGGGACACCTCCTCCTTCGGCTACCTCAAGGTGCTCTCCGCCGCGCTGGAGCGCGCGGAGCTCGACCGTGCGGCGGTCGGCGGCCTCGGACTGGTGTGGACCTGGGTCCCGTACGCGGACCTGGCCGCCCACGGGGTCGCCGTGGAGGAGATCGAGGGCCTGATCGACATCGTGCGCCGCACCGCCGAGGCCGATGTCGCCCTGGTGCTCAAGCAGGACCCGGACGGCACCCTGCGCGGCTCCTCCCGCTCCAAGGGCGCCGTCGACGTTGCCGCCGCCTGCGGCGCGCTGGGCGGCGGCGGCCATGTGTACGCGGCCGGGTTCTCCACCGACCTGGGCGTGCAGCAGACGCTGGAGTGCTTCCGCGCGGCCCTGCGGCCCGCTCGCTGAACGAGAAAGGAAAGGGCGCGTCCACCGCGCCGCCACCCATCTGATGAAGCGCAAGGGAACCGGCCCCGACGGCCTGGTCATCGTCGACAAGCCCGCCGGCATCACCTCCCACGGCGTGGTCGCCCGGATGCGCCGCCTCGCGGGCACCCGCAGGGTCGGCCACGCCGGCACCCTCGACCCGATGGCGACCGGAGTGCTGGTCATCGGCGTGGAGAAGGCCACCCGGCTGCTCGGCCACCTGATGCTGACCGACAAGACCTACGAGGCCACCATCCGGCTGGGCCGGACCACGGTCACCGACGACGCCGAGGGCGAGGTCACCGCCACCGTCTCCGCCGAGGGGGTCACCCCGGAGGCGGTCGCGGCCGGGGTCGCCGCGCTCACCGGCGAGATCCTCCAGGTGCCGTCCAAGGTCAGCGCCATCAAGATCGACGGCAAGCGGTCCTACGCCCTGGTCCGGGACGGCGAGGAGGTCGAGCTGAAGGCCCGGCCGGTCACCGTCTCCCGGTTCACCGTGCACGGGCAGCGGCCCGCCACGGCGGAGGACGGCACCCCGCTGCTCGACCTGGACGTCACCGTGGACTGCTCCTCCGGCACCTATGTCCGCGCCCTCGCCCGCGACCTCGGCGCAAGCCTGGGAGTGGGCGGCCACCTCACCGCGCTGCGGCGCACCCGGGTCGGCCCGTACACCCTGGAGCAGGCGCACACCCTGGAGCAGCTGGAGGAGTCCTTCACCCATCTGCCGATCGGCGAGGCCGCCGCTGCGGCCTTCCCCCGCTGGGACATCGGCGAGGACCAGGCGCGGCTGCTGGTCAACGGCGTACGGCTGAAGTCCCCCGGCCTGGAGCCCGGCCCGGTCGCCGTCTTCGGCCCCGAGGAGCGCTTCCTGGCGCTGGTGGAGGAGAAGCACGGCCAGGCCCGGCCACTGGCGGTCTTCGCCTGACGGCGGTGCCGTCCGGTGCGGAGGCGGACCGGTGGGCATGGCACGCTATAGAGGTAGATCGGCGAGCGAATGTGCGGACAAGGAGCGGTCAGGGTGCAGCGCTGGCGTGGCCTGGAGGACGTCCCCCATGGTTGGGGGCGCAGCGTCGTCACCATCGGTTCCTTCGACGGGGTGCACCGGGGGCACCAGTTGATCATCGGGCGGGCCGTGCAGCGCGCCCGGGAGCTGGACGCCGCCTCGGTGGTGGTCTTCTTCGACCCGCACCCCAGCGAGGTGGTCCGCCCCGGCAGCCACCCGCCGCTGCTCGCCCCGCCGCACCGCCGTGCGGAGCTGATGGGCGAACTGGGCGTGGACGCGGTGCTGATCCTGCCGTTCACCCGGGAGTTCTCGCAGCAGGCCCCCAAGGACTTCGTCCGCCAGGTGCTGGTCGACGCCCTGCATGCGCGGACCGTGGTGGAGGGCCCCAACTTCCGCTTCGGCCACAAGGCGGCCGGTGATGTGGCGCTGCTGGCGGAGCTGGGCGAGGGCTACGGCTTCGACGTCGAGGTCGTGGACCTCTATGTACGCGGCGAGGCCGGCGGCGGTGAGCCGTTCTCCTCCACGCTGGCCCGCCGGCTGGTCGGCGAGGGCGACATCGGCGGCGCCGCCGAGGTGCTGGGCCGCCCGCACCGGGTCGAGGGCGTGGTGGTGCGCGGCGCCCAGCGGGGCCGCGAACTCGGCTACCCCACAGCCAATGTGGAGACGCTGCCGCACACCGCGATCCCGGCCGACGGCGTGTACGCGGGGTGGCTCACGGCCGACGGCGAGCGCATGCCCGCGGCGATCTCGGTGGGGACCAACCCGACCTTCGACGGCACCGCGCGCACCGTGGAGGCATACGCCATCGACCGGGTCGGCCTGGACCTCTACGGGCTGCATGTGGCCGTGGACTTCCTGGCCTTCCTGCGCGGCATGGAGAAGTTCGACACCATCGACGCGCTGCTGGAGCGGATGGCCGACGACGTCAAGCGCGCCCGCGAGCTGACCGACGGCCACGACGCCCGCTGACATCCGCTTGCGGAGACGCGGAGGCCCTGCGACCTGGCGGTCGCAGGGCCTCTGTCGGCTATGGCTGCGGCGGGTAGCCGTAGCCCGGCTGCTGTCCCTCGTACCCGGGCGGCGGAGGCGGAGGCGGCGGTGCACCCGGGCTGCTCTGCGGGGGCGGCTCCGGGGTGCCCGGCGGAGGCGGCTGCTGCGGGCCGGGCGGCTGCTGTGCCCAGCCGGGGGGCATGGGCTGCTGCTGCGGGGGCGCCTGCTGGGGATAGCCGTAGCCGGGCACCGGACCGCCGCCCGGGTAGGGCGGCGCGGCCGGGGCCTGCGGTCGGCCGGGCGGACCCCAGGGCTGGCCCTGCTGGGGTGCCCCCGGGTCGCCCCACGGCTGACCGGCCTGCTGCGGGGGCATCCCCGGCTGCGGGCCCCAGCCCTGCTGCTGCGGCTGCTGCCCCGGCCACCCCTGCTGCGCCCACACCCCGGCGGCCTGCTGCGCCCGCTGGAAGTCCTCGGCGACCAGTGCCGCCAGATCGAAGTAGGCCTCCCGGACCTTGGGCCGCATCATGGCGATGTCCACCTCGGCACCGGCGGCCAGGTGCTCGTCGAACGGCACCACGACCACCCCTCGGCAGCGGGTCTCGAAGTGCGCGACGATGTCCTCGACCTTGATCAGCTTGCTGGTCTCGCGGACCCCGGAGACCACCGTGATGGAGCGCTGTACCAGGTCGGCG is part of the Peterkaempfera bronchialis genome and encodes:
- a CDS encoding DUF503 domain-containing protein — protein: MFVGTLTFDLLLGDVHSLKEKRSLVRPIVAELQRKYGVSAAEVGNQQLHRRAEIGCAVVSGDAGHIGEILDSCERLVAGRPEVELLSVRRRFHGDDD
- the rbfA gene encoding 30S ribosome-binding factor RbfA, whose protein sequence is MTDTARARKLADRIQVVVAETLERRIKDPRLGFVTITDTRVTGDLREATVFYTVYGDETEQAATAAALESAKGILRSEVGRQTGVRFTPSLTFVADAVPDNARHIDELLDRARISDARVRTAAAGASYAGEADPYRSPDADDDEDA
- a CDS encoding DHH family phosphoesterase, with translation MTGEPSAAATGAPSTVRAEGARAMPGDSSGVPRPRTAAESAGRPAAPGERDWTEVLALVGEAREIDLICHVCPDGDALGSALAAGLALRSLGATVRVSFGDDPQVVPASLAFLPGQELLVPAAEVPDRPDLVITFDVAAEGRLGLLREKALAARAMVVIDHHASNPGFGTHRLIDPAAPATAVLVDELLRRLGVPLDQPIATCLYTGVASDTGSFKYRATTPATHEFAGRLLATGIRHDLISRTLWDTSSFGYLKVLSAALERAELDRAAVGGLGLVWTWVPYADLAAHGVAVEEIEGLIDIVRRTAEADVALVLKQDPDGTLRGSSRSKGAVDVAAACGALGGGGHVYAAGFSTDLGVQQTLECFRAALRPAR
- the truB gene encoding tRNA pseudouridine(55) synthase TruB, which gives rise to MKRKGTGPDGLVIVDKPAGITSHGVVARMRRLAGTRRVGHAGTLDPMATGVLVIGVEKATRLLGHLMLTDKTYEATIRLGRTTVTDDAEGEVTATVSAEGVTPEAVAAGVAALTGEILQVPSKVSAIKIDGKRSYALVRDGEEVELKARPVTVSRFTVHGQRPATAEDGTPLLDLDVTVDCSSGTYVRALARDLGASLGVGGHLTALRRTRVGPYTLEQAHTLEQLEESFTHLPIGEAAAAAFPRWDIGEDQARLLVNGVRLKSPGLEPGPVAVFGPEERFLALVEEKHGQARPLAVFA
- a CDS encoding bifunctional riboflavin kinase/FAD synthetase — translated: MQRWRGLEDVPHGWGRSVVTIGSFDGVHRGHQLIIGRAVQRARELDAASVVVFFDPHPSEVVRPGSHPPLLAPPHRRAELMGELGVDAVLILPFTREFSQQAPKDFVRQVLVDALHARTVVEGPNFRFGHKAAGDVALLAELGEGYGFDVEVVDLYVRGEAGGGEPFSSTLARRLVGEGDIGGAAEVLGRPHRVEGVVVRGAQRGRELGYPTANVETLPHTAIPADGVYAGWLTADGERMPAAISVGTNPTFDGTARTVEAYAIDRVGLDLYGLHVAVDFLAFLRGMEKFDTIDALLERMADDVKRARELTDGHDAR
- a CDS encoding MinD/ParA family ATP-binding protein, encoding MELSSDRLLRRQPQERRQQPRFKFGGKAAEAERRRKLEVIRTPVMSCYRIAVISLKGGVGKTTTTTSLGATLATERQDKVIAIDANPDAGTLGRRVRRETGATIRDLVTAIPHLNSYMDIRRFTSQAPSGLEILANDVDPAVSTTFNDADYRQVIEVLGRQYPIILTDSGTGLLYSAMRGVLDLADQLIIVSTPSVDGASSASTTLDWLSAHGYADLVQRSITVVSGVRETSKLIKVEDIVAHFETRCRGVVVVPFDEHLAAGAEVDIAMMRPKVREAYFDLAALVAEDFQRAQQAAGVWAQQGWPGQQPQQQGWGPQPGMPPQQAGQPWGDPGAPQQGQPWGPPGRPQAPAAPPYPGGGPVPGYGYPQQAPPQQQPMPPGWAQQPPGPQQPPPPGTPEPPPQSSPGAPPPPPPPPGYEGQQPGYGYPPQP